The following coding sequences are from one BD1-7 clade bacterium window:
- the sttH gene encoding Streptothricin hydrolase translates to MTQALLIIDLQNDYYPGGEWELHNIALASANAKRILASYRAQKRAVFHVYHEFESADAPFFKPGSPGVEIHSDVAPIEGEAVVMKRKVNAFIDTDLHQQLQANNISELVIIGAMSHMCIDAATRAASDLGYQVTVAEDACASREVTFGDASVSAEDTHNAYMSSLSFAYANVITTEALLAD, encoded by the coding sequence ATGACACAAGCCTTACTGATTATTGATCTGCAGAATGATTACTACCCCGGCGGCGAATGGGAGTTGCACAATATTGCACTCGCCAGCGCCAATGCGAAGCGAATACTCGCAAGTTATAGAGCTCAAAAACGCGCGGTTTTTCATGTGTATCACGAGTTTGAAAGTGCCGATGCGCCTTTCTTTAAGCCGGGCTCACCTGGCGTTGAAATTCATTCAGATGTTGCCCCGATTGAGGGCGAAGCCGTTGTTATGAAACGCAAAGTGAATGCCTTTATTGACACAGATCTGCACCAGCAGTTGCAAGCGAACAACATCAGCGAGCTCGTGATTATCGGCGCGATGAGCCATATGTGCATTGATGCAGCGACGCGTGCGGCTTCCGATTTAGGATATCAAGTTACCGTGGCCGAAGACGCCTGCGCGAGTCGTGAAGTGACCTTTGGTGATGCGTCGGTCTCCGCCGAAGATACCCACAACGCGTATATGTCGTCGTTGAGTTTCGCGTATGCCAACGTCATTACCACTGAAGCGCTGTTGGCTGACTAA
- the cdhR_2 gene encoding HTH-type transcriptional regulator CdhR: protein MQPAPISVLVIDYPGAMQSAIAGWKDLFALANRMTEEDAADTRFIVDYAHVDHLPANTVYTLVLLPPSVEGDYYCTPARALIDWLLQHHQQGSVLCSACAGSFILAATGLVDGRPVTTHWALANELADAYPQLRLDAQEILVNDGDIISAGGLMSWVDLGLEIVAQYASAATMRKLGRYMIVDTAKRQQQYYSSFSPRFDHGDASVVKAQHFLQQHYTKPLRIPDLAKHTHLSQRTLLRRFTENTELSPLMYLQRVRVQKACDLLESSQQSIESITYQVGYNDVSAFRKIFKRTMGLSPAEFRLRFGGLR from the coding sequence ATGCAGCCTGCCCCTATTTCAGTACTCGTGATCGATTACCCCGGCGCAATGCAGTCGGCCATCGCCGGCTGGAAAGATCTGTTTGCGCTGGCGAACCGCATGACAGAGGAAGACGCTGCAGATACCCGATTTATTGTTGATTACGCCCACGTAGATCACCTACCCGCCAACACCGTCTATACACTGGTACTACTACCGCCGAGTGTCGAAGGTGATTACTACTGCACCCCTGCCCGCGCTTTAATCGATTGGCTACTTCAGCACCATCAACAAGGGAGTGTGCTGTGCTCTGCCTGCGCAGGCAGTTTTATTCTAGCGGCAACGGGCTTAGTTGATGGCAGGCCGGTTACAACACATTGGGCCTTGGCAAACGAACTGGCCGATGCCTACCCTCAGTTACGGTTGGATGCGCAAGAAATCTTGGTCAACGATGGTGATATTATCAGCGCCGGCGGTTTGATGTCTTGGGTAGACCTTGGGCTTGAAATCGTTGCGCAATACGCCAGCGCGGCAACGATGCGAAAGCTCGGACGGTACATGATTGTAGATACCGCCAAGCGACAACAGCAATACTACAGCAGCTTTTCACCGCGCTTCGATCACGGTGATGCCTCGGTCGTAAAAGCACAGCATTTTTTACAGCAGCATTACACCAAACCGCTGCGTATTCCCGACCTCGCAAAGCACACTCATTTAAGCCAACGCACACTCTTACGACGGTTTACCGAAAACACAGAACTGAGCCCTTTGATGTACCTGCAGCGCGTTCGAGTACAAAAGGCGTGCGATCTTTTGGAATCCTCGCAGCAAAGTATCGAATCGATTACCTACCAGGTTGGCTACAACGATGTATCAGCATTTCGTAAGATCTTTAAACGCACGATGGGGCTCTCACCCGCTGAATTTCGCTTGCGCTTCGGCGGGCTGCGTTGA